AGTTCATTTCAAGCTTATTCGCAAATCACAGTTGATCTTTGTTACACATAAATTATCAGTCATAAATGTATATGTGTTGGATGGTTGTCACTTTTTCACAAATAATTGATAAAGCAGGGATCTATATGTGAATATCAAAATATTAATGGTTTTGATTGATTTCATTAGTATTTTAAAGGTTTATCTATATTAAATTCTTGTAATGCTGATAGAAGGCAAATGAATATTTGAAATGTTTATGTTAATATTTTGTAAAATAAATATAGGAGGAGGGAATATGAGGAGAGATAATATCGCAAAAGATATACTTCATCTTTATGATCTATATAGTGGTCGGATTTTTAAATTTATTTTTGTACTTACTAATGACTACCATATTGCACAAGACTTAACTCATGAAACTTTTATGCAAGTTGATAACTCATATTATCAGTTAAAAAAACAAGAAAAAGTAGAAACCTGGTTATTTCAAATTGCTCATAATATTTCTATTGATTATTTTAGAAGGAAGAAATTAAATGTAGTTGAGCGTATGAGGTCATCTTCAAAAGAGAAGGAAGTTGCACCCTCAATAGAGAATACAATCATTATCAATGAACATTTTAAAGAATTGTACCAAGCTCTTATAAAGCTGAAACCTTCATACCGAGAAGTTATTATTCTTAGAAAGATAGAAGAATTATCGATTAAAGAAACTAGT
This genomic window from Bacillus sp. SM2101 contains:
- a CDS encoding RNA polymerase sigma factor, giving the protein MRRDNIAKDILHLYDLYSGRIFKFIFVLTNDYHIAQDLTHETFMQVDNSYYQLKKQEKVETWLFQIAHNISIDYFRRKKLNVVERMRSSSKEKEVAPSIENTIIINEHFKELYQALIKLKPSYREVIILRKIEELSIKETSEILGWKESKVTTTLSRALKELQQKLEAGGYVYEQFS